Proteins found in one candidate division KSB1 bacterium genomic segment:
- a CDS encoding STAS domain-containing protein — protein MKYFEKNIEGLSVFELEGKIMGGTPDCISLCNRVKEVIASGQKNIVIDFDRVRWINSTGIGFMLSCVMTLRREGGEVHFVGLHDRVDYYFKITKIDTVLQIYKNVDEVVKKLSLSAGIPSS, from the coding sequence ATGAAATATTTTGAGAAAAATATCGAGGGGTTGTCAGTCTTTGAACTGGAAGGTAAGATTATGGGGGGAACACCCGATTGTATATCACTGTGCAATCGCGTGAAGGAAGTAATCGCCTCTGGTCAGAAGAACATCGTAATTGATTTTGATAGAGTTCGTTGGATCAACAGTACAGGTATAGGGTTTATGTTGTCTTGTGTGATGACTTTACGTCGTGAGGGTGGTGAAGTGCATTTCGTGGGTCTCCATGATCGTGTTGATTATTATTTCAAAATAACCAAAATTGATACGGTTTTGCAGATTTACAAGAACGTGGATGAAGTTGTCAAGAAGTTGTCATTGTCGGCTGGCATACCTTCCTCTTAG
- a CDS encoding SOS response-associated peptidase family protein, with amino-acid sequence MCGRFHLTFLPDAEELFEHLFNIPFPQFEYPPILSDDILPFNDITTIYSNVDKPLARPMFWNLIPKTAPKFEPSRTWFNSRKEKLQEPYQNNLLKWQRCIVPANGFFENKKINGKPVFQSRKIGGKSVRKKESYEFNIEGQSLMMLAGIYDIWGKDQYSCSIITLEPNSMIGNIHDRMPFILPNDMVKVWLDKSLDDSDFLIDMIRPFPSEKLSMRGKWPPDKTDPREPTQMNLF; translated from the coding sequence ATGTGTGGACGCTTTCATCTAACCTTCCTTCCAGACGCTGAAGAACTATTTGAGCACCTTTTTAATATTCCGTTTCCACAATTCGAGTATCCACCGATCCTCAGCGATGATATTCTCCCTTTTAATGATATTACCACGATCTATTCCAATGTTGACAAACCGTTGGCAAGACCGATGTTTTGGAACCTCATCCCTAAAACTGCACCGAAATTTGAACCGTCTCGCACATGGTTTAACTCTCGAAAAGAGAAACTACAAGAACCCTATCAGAACAACTTATTGAAATGGCAACGATGTATCGTTCCAGCAAATGGTTTTTTTGAGAATAAGAAGATTAACGGAAAACCAGTATTTCAAAGTAGAAAGATTGGTGGGAAATCTGTAAGAAAGAAGGAGTCTTATGAGTTTAACATTGAAGGTCAATCACTGATGATGTTAGCGGGAATTTATGATATTTGGGGCAAAGATCAATACAGTTGTTCCATTATCACCTTAGAACCAAACTCGATGATTGGAAATATTCACGACCGAATGCCATTCATCTTGCCAAACGATATGGTCAAGGTTTGGTTAGACAAAAGTCTCGACGACAGTGATTTTCTGATTGATATGATTAGACCCTTTCCATCTGAAAAATTGTCCATGCGGGGAAAGTGGCCTCCTGACAAGACTGACCCACGAGAGCCGACTCAAATGAATTTGTTTTGA